In Archangium violaceum, the following are encoded in one genomic region:
- the cysK gene encoding cysteine synthase A yields the protein MKANNILETIGNTPHVRVNRLFPASVEVYMKLERANPGGSIKDRIGLAMIEDAEKRGVLKKDSVIIEPTSGNTGIGLAMVAAVKGYKLILVMPDSMSIERRRLMAAYGATFELTPRAQGMKGAIARAQEMVAQTPNAWMPQQFENEANIEIHKRTTAQEILKDFPEGLDYLITGVGTGGHITACAEVLKQHWPKLKVFAVEPTKSPVISGGAPGPHPIQGIGAGFIPKNLHKEALDGVIQVTEEEAFDFARRSAREEGIFVGISSGAALAAVNKKLGEISEKSRVLCFCYDTGERYLSIETLFPAQ from the coding sequence ATGAAGGCGAACAACATCCTGGAGACGATCGGCAACACGCCGCACGTCCGCGTCAACCGGCTCTTCCCCGCCAGCGTCGAGGTGTACATGAAGCTGGAGCGGGCCAACCCGGGCGGCAGCATCAAGGACCGCATCGGCCTGGCGATGATCGAGGACGCCGAGAAGCGGGGCGTGCTGAAGAAGGACAGCGTCATCATCGAGCCCACGTCGGGCAACACGGGCATCGGCCTGGCGATGGTGGCGGCGGTGAAGGGCTACAAGCTCATCCTGGTGATGCCCGATTCGATGAGCATCGAGCGGCGCCGGCTGATGGCGGCGTACGGGGCGACGTTCGAGCTGACGCCGCGGGCGCAGGGCATGAAGGGAGCCATTGCCCGGGCGCAGGAGATGGTGGCGCAGACGCCGAACGCGTGGATGCCGCAGCAGTTCGAGAACGAGGCGAACATCGAGATCCACAAGCGCACGACGGCGCAGGAGATCCTCAAGGACTTCCCCGAGGGCCTGGACTACCTGATCACGGGCGTGGGGACGGGCGGACACATCACGGCGTGCGCGGAGGTGCTGAAGCAGCACTGGCCGAAGCTGAAGGTGTTCGCGGTGGAGCCGACGAAGTCGCCGGTCATCAGCGGAGGAGCGCCGGGGCCGCACCCGATCCAGGGAATTGGAGCGGGCTTCATCCCGAAGAACCTGCACAAGGAAGCGCTGGACGGGGTCATCCAGGTGACGGAGGAGGAGGCGTTCGACTTCGCGCGGAGGTCGGCGCGTGAGGAGGGCATCTTCGTGGGTATCTCCTCGGGAGCGGCGCTGGCGGCGGTGAACAAGAAGCTGGGGGAGATCTCCGAGAAGAGCCGGGTGCTCTGCTTCTGCTACGACACGGGCGAGCGTTACCTGTCCATCGAGACGCTCTTCCCGGCGCAGTAA
- the epsC gene encoding serine O-acetyltransferase EpsC, giving the protein MGEPNGRLIQTLIDARKHHCFPPDVRHAAPEFIDKVLALLFPHFSKRLDCSAVAVRSEVAVVEAVLTRTLDTLASRYPGLAPDLPGRFMEQLPEVYAWLRQDAEAIFEADPAARSVDEVILTYPGFYAIAIYRIAHTLLDLGFPLLPRLLTELAHQRTGVDIHPGATIGRRFVIDHGTGVVIGETTIIGDRVNIYQGVTLGALQVQKALADKKRHPTLEDDVVVYANATILGGQTVVGRGSVIAGNAFITQSIPPESVVSRRSEVRPRHGGAEFDELEYHI; this is encoded by the coding sequence ATGGGAGAACCCAACGGCCGGCTCATCCAGACGCTCATCGACGCACGCAAGCACCACTGCTTCCCTCCGGACGTGCGCCACGCTGCTCCGGAGTTCATCGACAAGGTGCTCGCGCTCCTCTTCCCCCACTTCTCCAAGAGGCTGGACTGTAGCGCGGTCGCGGTGCGCTCCGAGGTGGCGGTGGTGGAGGCGGTGCTGACGCGGACGTTGGACACGCTCGCGTCGCGCTACCCGGGTCTCGCGCCGGACCTGCCCGGCCGCTTCATGGAGCAGCTGCCGGAGGTCTACGCCTGGCTGCGCCAGGACGCCGAGGCCATCTTCGAGGCGGACCCGGCGGCGCGCAGCGTGGACGAGGTCATCCTCACCTACCCGGGCTTCTACGCCATCGCCATCTACCGGATCGCCCACACGTTGCTCGACCTGGGCTTCCCGTTGCTGCCCCGGCTCCTCACCGAGCTGGCGCACCAGCGCACGGGCGTCGACATCCACCCCGGGGCCACCATCGGGCGGCGCTTCGTCATCGACCACGGCACGGGCGTGGTGATCGGCGAGACGACCATCATCGGAGACCGGGTCAACATCTACCAGGGCGTCACCCTGGGCGCCCTGCAGGTCCAGAAGGCCCTGGCGGACAAGAAGCGCCACCCGACGCTCGAGGACGACGTGGTGGTGTACGCCAACGCCACCATCCTCGGGGGGCAGACGGTGGTGGGCCGCGGCAGCGTCATCGCCGGCAACGCCTTCATCACCCAGAGCATCCCCCCCGAGTCCGTCGTCAGCCGGCGCAGCGAGGTCCGCCCGCGACATGGGGGTGCGGAATTCGACGAACTCGAGTATCACATCTGA
- a CDS encoding DUF6249 domain-containing protein, protein MKVQLLTLCLLATLAGEARAQATPESETPAAPSTPPGAPVPASPRLEAQRQALEARRAALDAQRQALEEDIQQLEEQARRIDPEGRLSSDQLFELLQARERAQRPDADFDPGPYIVSVCFFTCLLTGFLAWLVANNRKNHQLHQTVRMMVEKGAEIPPGLLAPPPRRKPSDLRRGIILSTTGVGLTIFLAALPHSDGAWGVGVTLLLIGVGHMLVWRLQRGRGPLASELSPEPQL, encoded by the coding sequence ATGAAGGTCCAGTTGCTCACCCTGTGCCTCCTGGCCACTCTCGCGGGAGAGGCCCGGGCCCAGGCCACGCCCGAGTCCGAAACCCCCGCCGCCCCCTCCACGCCGCCTGGTGCCCCCGTGCCGGCGTCCCCGAGGCTCGAGGCGCAGCGCCAGGCGCTGGAGGCCCGCCGGGCTGCCCTCGACGCCCAGCGGCAGGCGCTGGAGGAGGATATCCAGCAGTTGGAGGAGCAGGCGCGGCGGATCGATCCTGAAGGGCGGCTCAGCTCCGACCAGCTCTTCGAGCTGCTCCAGGCGCGCGAGCGAGCCCAGCGGCCCGACGCTGATTTCGATCCCGGTCCCTACATCGTCAGCGTGTGCTTCTTCACCTGCCTGCTGACGGGCTTCCTGGCGTGGCTGGTGGCCAACAACCGCAAGAACCATCAGCTCCACCAGACGGTGCGCATGATGGTGGAGAAGGGGGCGGAGATTCCCCCTGGGCTGCTCGCGCCGCCGCCCAGGCGGAAGCCGTCCGACCTGCGGCGGGGAATCATCCTGTCCACGACGGGCGTGGGGCTGACGATCTTCCTGGCCGCTCTCCCCCATTCGGACGGGGCCTGGGGGGTCGGGGTGACGCTCTTGCTCATCGGCGTGGGACACATGCTCGTCTGGCGCCTGCAGCGGGGCCGGGGTCCCCTGGCCTCCGAGCTCTCGCCGGAGCCCCAGCTGTAA
- a CDS encoding RNA polymerase sigma factor has translation MSTPPEAPSDAELITRVLVRDDRRAFGELVARHQSAVRGLLRRLTGGDVAQADDLAQETFLRALRGLRGYRGGAKFSSWLYRIACNVYFSHDRGSRDVPSEPPALEEGSAALHLLPDTFLERYDLERALASLKPRERAALVLTYANELTHEEAAVVLDCPLGTLKTHVARAKEKLRRQLEEEP, from the coding sequence ATGTCCACCCCTCCTGAAGCCCCTTCGGACGCCGAGCTCATCACGCGAGTGCTCGTGCGGGACGACCGGCGCGCGTTCGGCGAGCTGGTGGCGCGGCACCAGTCCGCGGTGCGTGGTCTGCTGCGCCGGCTGACCGGGGGGGATGTGGCGCAGGCGGATGACCTGGCGCAGGAGACCTTCCTGCGCGCCTTACGGGGGCTGCGCGGGTACCGGGGGGGAGCGAAGTTCTCCTCCTGGCTCTACCGCATCGCCTGCAACGTGTACTTCAGCCACGACCGGGGCAGCCGCGACGTTCCCTCCGAGCCTCCCGCCCTGGAGGAGGGGAGCGCCGCGCTCCACCTGCTGCCAGACACGTTCCTGGAGCGGTACGACCTGGAGCGGGCGCTCGCTTCCCTCAAGCCCCGCGAGCGGGCCGCACTGGTGCTCACCTACGCCAACGAGCTGACCCACGAGGAGGCGGCGGTCGTCCTCGACTGTCCCCTGGGCACGCTCAAGACCCATGTCGCGCGCGCGAAGGAGAAGCTGCGCCGACAACTCGAGGAGGAACCATGA
- a CDS encoding heparin lyase I family protein: MKKTLLLAGTFLILGVIACGTPDTEANEGISQTWGTATAALTTQNCSQLTAASVIASGNDGNVPANTLDDRLDTRWSQLGKESWIDYDLGANRSVSGVAIAWHQGDQRANDFDVMVSTDGMSYTTVYTGRSSGTTTAAETYSFTARTARRVRIYVNGNTLNDWASIAEVRACGTTITSSTVVWRGDFETGDTSQWTRAQMVSADRLQVVSSPSRQGSYALKATVRQGDDPINASGNRNELVKTTREAVGSEYYYKFSTMFASDFPSVKTWQLFAQWHHEGGSGSPPVEFYVYGEEVRLNIGGDPGVIVWKTPLVRGQWQDFIFHVRWSPDPSVGFVELYHNGTLVMPKRYIATQFSGMLNYLKVGLYRSDTVSQVGVVYHDGWVMGRSLSDVL; this comes from the coding sequence GTGAAGAAAACCCTTCTCCTGGCCGGAACATTTCTCATCCTCGGCGTCATTGCTTGCGGAACACCCGACACCGAAGCCAACGAAGGCATTTCCCAGACATGGGGGACGGCAACCGCGGCACTGACCACGCAGAACTGCTCGCAGCTCACCGCCGCGTCGGTGATCGCCAGCGGCAATGATGGCAACGTTCCGGCCAACACGCTCGATGACCGGCTCGATACGCGCTGGAGCCAATTGGGCAAGGAGTCGTGGATCGACTACGACCTGGGCGCCAATCGCTCCGTGTCGGGCGTGGCCATCGCCTGGCACCAGGGAGACCAGCGCGCCAATGACTTCGACGTGATGGTGTCCACGGACGGGATGAGCTACACGACCGTCTACACCGGCAGGAGCAGCGGCACGACGACGGCCGCGGAGACCTACTCCTTCACCGCGCGCACCGCGCGCCGCGTGCGCATCTACGTCAATGGCAATACCCTGAATGACTGGGCGAGCATCGCCGAGGTCCGCGCCTGCGGCACGACCATCACCAGTTCCACCGTGGTGTGGCGCGGCGACTTCGAGACGGGCGACACCTCCCAGTGGACCCGCGCGCAGATGGTCAGCGCGGACCGGCTGCAGGTGGTGTCCTCGCCCTCGCGCCAGGGCAGCTACGCCCTCAAGGCCACGGTGAGGCAGGGGGATGATCCCATCAACGCCAGTGGCAACCGCAACGAGCTGGTGAAGACGACCCGCGAGGCGGTGGGCTCGGAGTACTACTACAAATTCAGCACGATGTTCGCCTCGGACTTCCCGAGCGTGAAGACGTGGCAGCTCTTCGCCCAGTGGCACCACGAGGGCGGCAGCGGCTCGCCGCCGGTGGAGTTCTACGTGTACGGCGAGGAGGTGCGGCTGAACATTGGCGGCGACCCCGGCGTCATCGTGTGGAAGACCCCGCTGGTTCGCGGGCAGTGGCAGGACTTCATCTTCCACGTGAGGTGGTCGCCCGACCCGAGCGTCGGCTTCGTCGAGCTGTACCACAACGGCACGCTCGTCATGCCCAAGCGCTACATCGCCACCCAGTTCTCCGGGATGCTCAACTACCTGAAGGTGGGCCTGTACCGCAGTGACACCGTCTCGCAGGTGGGCGTCGTCTACCACGACGGCTGGGTCATGGGCCGCAGCCTGTCGGACGTGCTGTAG
- a CDS encoding M18 family aminopeptidase, translated as MIPSDTDAAANDLLAYIDASPTPYHAVRETIRRLTAQGYRALDERESWDLKPGDKVYVTRGDTSIAAFHLGTTPVDRAGFRLVGAHTDSPNLRLKPNAQVQRSGFQQLGVEVYGGVLFSTWLDRDLSLAGRLVTAKDGRLAHHLVDFRRPLLRIPNLAIHLNRSVNTDGLKLNAQDHLVPVLALERSGSLDLKTMLVEELARGGTRVEPGDILGFDLCLYDTQPSIRSGAFGEFLHAPRLDNLASSHSSLSALLAKSGPSEATCGVVLYDHEECGSTSAQGAASPFLKDLLERITLAHSDGRRDSFHRAIRHSFLVSADMAHALHPNYSSMHEPKHQPLLGAGPVIKSNVNQSYATDGESWAWFALCCREAGVTPQNFVTRTDLGCGSTIGPITAGELGIRTVDVGNPMLSMHSIREMAAAADVAAMISVLRSFFSR; from the coding sequence ATGATTCCCTCCGATACCGACGCCGCCGCCAACGATCTGCTGGCCTATATCGACGCCTCGCCCACGCCCTACCACGCGGTGCGCGAGACGATCCGCCGCCTCACCGCCCAGGGCTACCGCGCCCTGGACGAGCGCGAGTCCTGGGACCTGAAGCCCGGTGACAAGGTGTACGTCACCCGCGGGGACACCAGCATCGCCGCCTTCCACCTCGGCACCACCCCGGTGGACCGCGCCGGCTTCCGTCTGGTGGGCGCCCATACCGACTCGCCCAACCTGCGCCTCAAGCCCAACGCGCAGGTGCAGCGCTCCGGCTTCCAGCAGCTCGGGGTCGAGGTGTACGGCGGCGTCCTCTTCAGCACCTGGCTGGACAGGGACCTGTCTCTCGCCGGCCGCCTGGTGACGGCGAAGGACGGCCGCCTCGCGCACCACCTGGTGGACTTCCGCCGCCCGCTGCTGCGCATCCCCAACCTCGCCATCCACCTCAACCGCTCCGTCAACACCGACGGCCTCAAGCTCAACGCCCAGGATCACCTGGTGCCGGTGCTCGCCCTGGAGCGCTCGGGCTCGTTGGACCTCAAGACGATGCTCGTCGAGGAGCTGGCCCGTGGCGGCACCCGGGTGGAGCCGGGCGACATCCTCGGGTTCGATCTGTGCCTCTACGACACGCAGCCCTCCATCCGCTCCGGCGCCTTCGGTGAGTTCCTCCACGCGCCGCGCCTGGACAACCTGGCCAGCAGCCACTCCAGCCTGTCCGCGCTACTGGCGAAGTCGGGTCCGAGCGAGGCCACGTGCGGCGTCGTGCTGTACGACCACGAGGAGTGTGGCAGCACCAGTGCCCAGGGCGCCGCGTCCCCCTTCCTGAAGGACCTGCTGGAGCGCATCACCCTGGCGCACTCGGACGGGCGACGGGACTCGTTCCACCGGGCCATCCGCCACTCGTTCCTGGTGTCGGCGGACATGGCGCATGCGTTGCATCCCAACTACTCCTCCATGCACGAGCCCAAGCACCAGCCGCTGCTGGGGGCGGGTCCGGTCATCAAGTCCAACGTCAACCAGTCCTACGCCACCGATGGCGAGAGCTGGGCCTGGTTCGCCCTCTGCTGCCGCGAGGCGGGGGTGACGCCGCAGAACTTCGTCACTCGCACGGACCTGGGGTGTGGCAGCACCATTGGCCCCATCACCGCGGGTGAACTGGGCATCCGCACCGTGGACGTGGGCAATCCCATGCTGTCCATGCACTCCATCCGCGAGATGGCCGCGGCGGCGGACGTGGCGGCGATGATCTCCGTACTCCGGAGCTTCTTCTCTCGCTGA
- a CDS encoding adenylate/guanylate cyclase domain-containing protein: protein MQLIMNPGQLDEQVFELSDDAVTIGRTKESSICVLHKSLSRRHALLQREGERLFLIDLDSKNGTFVNDLRIQRCELFGGEIFQCGEVRFKLVPLSREIALDLLPTQVQALQTRFSPASMVDLLEAMPEPGSTTALKVKHGRAEDRARDKLQVLLKVSQLLSSPDSIDALMERVLQLVFQIMQVDRATVLLVDPASGQLRPRVAKSLTGELPTGQFYSQHIVDYVRTHSVAALFSDARVDPRLGNADSVFQQSIRSSMCAPLKPRDELLGVLYVDNLTRPHGFSEEDLEFLTAFANQAAIALDNSLLRQRIEEEAVLRNTYLRFFPPATLKKLQLTRSAPLEVIETEVTILFADICQFTALSSTLEPRQVVDLLNEYFPVMAEIVFRHEGTLEKYIGDALMAVWGAPFAHSDDVDRAVRAAVEMQQALAGLNARWRAQGRAEIQIHVGLNTGRVAAGNIGSEQYVQYATIGDATNVASRVCSVAGPGEICLTHTTLEGWPERSFSVSPLPPALVKGKKEALRIYRVEWCGEPTQ, encoded by the coding sequence ATGCAGCTCATCATGAACCCGGGCCAGCTGGATGAGCAGGTCTTCGAGCTTTCCGACGACGCCGTCACGATCGGGCGTACGAAGGAGAGCTCCATCTGCGTGCTTCACAAGAGCCTGTCGCGGCGGCACGCGTTGCTGCAGCGCGAGGGTGAGCGTCTCTTCCTGATCGACCTGGACAGCAAGAACGGGACGTTCGTCAACGACCTGCGCATCCAACGCTGCGAGCTGTTCGGGGGAGAGATCTTCCAGTGTGGCGAGGTGCGCTTCAAGCTGGTGCCCCTCTCCCGCGAGATCGCCCTGGATCTGCTGCCGACGCAGGTGCAGGCGCTCCAGACCCGATTCTCTCCCGCCTCGATGGTCGACCTGCTCGAGGCGATGCCCGAGCCCGGGAGCACCACCGCCCTGAAGGTGAAGCACGGGCGAGCGGAGGACCGGGCCAGGGACAAGCTCCAGGTGCTGCTCAAGGTGAGCCAGCTCCTCTCCTCGCCCGACTCCATCGACGCGCTGATGGAGCGCGTGCTGCAACTCGTCTTCCAGATCATGCAGGTGGACCGGGCGACCGTGCTCCTGGTGGACCCCGCCAGCGGGCAGTTGCGTCCCCGGGTGGCGAAATCCCTGACGGGCGAGCTCCCCACGGGCCAGTTCTACAGCCAGCACATCGTCGACTACGTGCGCACGCACAGCGTGGCGGCGCTCTTCTCCGACGCCCGCGTGGACCCGCGCCTGGGCAATGCCGACTCGGTCTTCCAGCAGTCCATCCGCTCGTCCATGTGCGCTCCGCTCAAACCCCGGGACGAGCTGCTGGGCGTGCTGTACGTGGACAACCTCACGCGGCCCCATGGCTTCTCCGAGGAGGACCTGGAGTTCCTCACCGCCTTCGCCAACCAGGCCGCTATCGCGCTCGACAACTCGCTGCTGCGCCAGCGCATCGAGGAGGAGGCCGTGCTGCGCAACACCTATCTGCGCTTCTTCCCCCCGGCCACCCTCAAGAAGCTACAGCTCACGCGCAGCGCGCCCCTGGAGGTCATCGAGACGGAAGTGACGATCCTCTTCGCGGACATCTGCCAGTTCACCGCCCTGTCCTCCACGCTCGAGCCCCGGCAGGTGGTGGACCTGCTCAACGAGTACTTCCCGGTGATGGCGGAGATCGTCTTCCGGCACGAGGGGACGTTGGAGAAGTACATCGGCGACGCGCTGATGGCGGTGTGGGGCGCGCCGTTCGCGCACTCCGACGATGTCGACCGGGCCGTGCGCGCGGCGGTGGAGATGCAGCAGGCGCTGGCCGGGTTGAACGCGCGCTGGCGGGCCCAGGGCCGGGCGGAGATCCAGATCCACGTGGGCCTCAACACGGGCCGGGTGGCGGCCGGCAACATCGGCTCCGAGCAGTACGTGCAGTACGCCACCATCGGTGACGCCACCAACGTTGCGAGCCGGGTGTGCTCCGTCGCCGGACCGGGGGAGATCTGCCTCACGCACACCACCCTCGAGGGCTGGCCCGAGCGGTCCTTTTCCGTCTCGCCCCTGCCTCCAGCCCTGGTCAAGGGGAAGAAGGAGGCGCTGAGGATCTACCGCGTGGAGTGGTGCGGAGAGCCCACGCAGTGA
- a CDS encoding ATP-binding response regulator, translated as MRALFVPSGNHEPSPVETQLRQWGWSPTRVSDDESAIMAFRQTPFPVVLLEVDGAGDRIVLVRALRACPRGMRSSILLLARPEQSSQLQPLLDAGADDFLLLPLDEATATLRLRLAERRYAERPEPLPEDFELDGLCAVLLRESPVPTCITTREGAAFVEVNDACARLFGYSREEMLWRSEKELNLFETPLESERLSALFREQGVLRGVESRVRTKSGESRHVLVFTGIAEYAGTPHVVTMFPDVTERKQMQARLLLADRMASVGTLAAGVAHEINNPLAYVTANLGYAHEELARVLERWPVALAEELPSPAPLKSVAAALGEAMQGADRVRTIVGDLKTFSRETQEPLRAVDVKKVLDSTLSLASGEIRHRARLVKEYGDVPPVLGNDSRLGQVLLNLLVNAAQAIPSDGNAEHHEIRVTTRLATPGRVAVEVSDTGMGIAPELLGRIFDPFFTTKPPGVGTGLGLSICHNLITSLGGELHVHSDLGRGSTFQVLLPVATTPLESPAPVTVPTPITEGPRCRVLVIDDEPLLCSAVERILRPHHDVVLSTLAAEVLPRLESGERFDLILCDLMMPRMNGMDFHAALHRLRPDLTGRVIFLTGGAFTPQAKDFLERVPNRRVEKPFNARALLAVTREVLTAVG; from the coding sequence ATGCGAGCCCTGTTCGTGCCGTCTGGCAATCACGAACCCTCACCCGTGGAGACGCAGCTCCGACAGTGGGGATGGAGCCCGACGCGGGTCTCCGATGACGAGTCGGCCATCATGGCCTTCCGGCAGACGCCCTTCCCGGTGGTGCTGCTCGAGGTGGATGGCGCGGGAGATCGCATCGTCCTCGTGCGAGCGCTCCGGGCCTGCCCGCGCGGCATGCGGTCCTCCATCCTCCTGCTGGCGAGGCCCGAGCAGTCGAGCCAGTTGCAGCCACTGCTCGACGCCGGGGCGGACGACTTCCTGCTGCTGCCCCTGGACGAGGCCACGGCCACGCTCCGGCTGCGGCTCGCCGAGCGCCGTTACGCCGAGCGCCCGGAGCCACTGCCGGAGGACTTCGAGCTGGACGGACTGTGCGCGGTGTTGCTGCGGGAGAGCCCGGTGCCCACCTGCATCACCACGCGCGAGGGCGCCGCCTTCGTCGAGGTGAACGACGCCTGCGCGCGGCTGTTCGGCTACTCGCGCGAGGAGATGCTCTGGCGCAGCGAGAAGGAGCTGAACCTGTTCGAGACCCCGCTCGAGAGTGAGCGGCTCTCCGCGCTCTTCCGGGAGCAGGGCGTGCTGCGCGGGGTGGAGTCGCGCGTGCGGACGAAGAGTGGAGAGAGCCGCCACGTGCTCGTCTTCACGGGCATCGCGGAGTACGCGGGCACGCCGCACGTCGTGACCATGTTCCCGGACGTCACCGAGCGCAAGCAGATGCAGGCGCGGCTGCTGCTGGCGGACCGGATGGCCTCGGTGGGCACGCTGGCGGCGGGCGTGGCGCATGAAATCAACAACCCGCTGGCCTACGTCACGGCCAACCTCGGCTACGCGCACGAGGAGCTGGCCCGGGTGCTGGAGCGCTGGCCCGTGGCACTGGCGGAAGAGCTTCCCTCCCCGGCCCCGCTGAAGTCGGTGGCCGCCGCGCTCGGCGAGGCGATGCAGGGCGCGGACCGGGTGCGGACCATCGTCGGGGACTTGAAGACGTTCTCCCGGGAGACGCAGGAGCCGCTCCGGGCGGTGGACGTGAAGAAAGTGCTGGACTCCACGCTCAGCCTGGCGTCCGGGGAGATCCGCCACCGGGCGAGGCTGGTGAAGGAGTACGGGGACGTGCCCCCGGTGCTCGGCAACGACTCGCGCCTGGGCCAGGTGCTGCTCAACCTGCTGGTGAACGCCGCCCAGGCCATCCCCTCCGACGGCAACGCGGAGCACCATGAAATCCGCGTCACCACGCGCCTGGCCACGCCCGGGAGGGTGGCGGTGGAGGTCTCGGACACCGGCATGGGCATCGCGCCCGAGCTGCTGGGGCGCATCTTCGATCCCTTCTTCACCACCAAGCCGCCAGGGGTGGGCACCGGACTGGGACTGTCCATCTGCCACAACCTCATCACCAGCCTGGGCGGGGAGCTCCACGTCCACAGCGACCTGGGACGGGGCAGCACCTTCCAGGTGCTGCTCCCGGTGGCCACCACGCCGCTGGAGTCACCCGCGCCGGTGACCGTCCCCACGCCCATCACGGAAGGGCCCCGGTGCCGAGTGCTGGTCATCGACGACGAGCCCCTGCTGTGCTCGGCGGTGGAGCGCATCCTGAGGCCCCACCACGACGTGGTGCTCAGCACGCTGGCGGCCGAGGTGCTCCCGCGACTGGAGTCGGGAGAGCGCTTCGACCTCATCCTGTGCGATCTGATGATGCCGCGGATGAATGGAATGGACTTCCACGCGGCGCTGCACCGGCTGCGTCCGGACCTCACCGGCCGCGTCATCTTCCTCACCGGTGGCGCATTCACCCCGCAGGCGAAGGACTTCCTCGAGCGGGTCCCCAACCGCCGGGTGGAGAAGCCCTTCAACGCGCGCGCCCTGCTGGCGGTGACGCGCGAGGTGCTCACCGCCGTGGGTTGA
- a CDS encoding S1C family serine protease — MMTVDTDPTTARAVAARAAPALAILEMPGRQGVGFVVSPEGYLVTNLHVVAGADEVHVVLADEQFLQVQEVIALDEKRDLAVLRLPSHEVEPLRLAPESHPGEGDALFILLPTGGGMLGLLETRVHAVQVLDESLTFLELEAALPEDASGGPVLDASGALVGVATCAFADGRPVTIVIPSRYLLPLIARPEAQPLSALALAKAPAPRPRQVPTHPLSLLEGSPTDAIEEIALSIMQAIQLGAPAYNRGDPESCYRLYARTAERILQERSDCPGALAALRAGFQRCSQHDDDMDACAWALRDTFDGLLHVIDRWLQAQAAFARMAAPKSYLQ, encoded by the coding sequence ATGATGACCGTCGACACCGATCCCACCACCGCTCGGGCAGTCGCCGCCCGGGCAGCACCCGCTCTCGCCATCCTGGAAATGCCGGGCCGCCAGGGGGTCGGCTTCGTGGTGTCTCCCGAGGGTTACCTCGTCACCAACCTGCACGTCGTGGCGGGTGCCGACGAGGTCCACGTCGTGCTCGCCGACGAGCAGTTCCTGCAGGTGCAGGAGGTCATCGCCCTGGACGAGAAGCGGGACCTGGCCGTGCTACGGCTGCCCTCGCACGAGGTGGAGCCGCTGCGGCTCGCTCCCGAGTCGCACCCCGGCGAGGGAGACGCGCTCTTCATCCTCCTGCCGACCGGCGGGGGCATGCTGGGGCTGCTGGAGACGCGGGTCCATGCCGTGCAGGTGCTCGACGAGTCCCTCACCTTCCTGGAGCTGGAGGCCGCGCTCCCCGAGGATGCCTCGGGTGGTCCGGTGCTGGATGCCTCGGGCGCGCTGGTGGGCGTGGCCACCTGCGCCTTCGCGGACGGGCGGCCCGTCACCATCGTCATCCCCTCGCGCTACCTGCTGCCGCTGATCGCCCGGCCCGAGGCCCAGCCACTCTCCGCGCTCGCCCTGGCGAAGGCTCCGGCCCCCCGCCCGCGTCAGGTGCCCACGCACCCGCTCTCCCTGCTGGAGGGCAGCCCCACCGACGCCATCGAGGAGATCGCCCTCTCCATCATGCAGGCCATCCAGCTCGGCGCTCCCGCCTACAACCGCGGAGACCCCGAGAGCTGCTACCGCCTCTATGCGCGCACGGCCGAGCGCATCCTCCAGGAGCGTTCGGACTGTCCCGGCGCACTGGCCGCCCTACGCGCCGGGTTCCAACGCTGCTCGCAGCACGACGACGACATGGACGCGTGCGCCTGGGCCCTGCGCGACACCTTCGACGGCCTCCTCCATGTCATCGACCGCTGGCTCCAGGCCCAGGCCGCCTTCGCGCGCATGGCGGCTCCCAAGTCGTACCTCCAATGA